Proteins from one Streptomyces caniferus genomic window:
- the melC1 gene encoding apotyrosinase chaperone MelC1 — translation MSRPTRRQVLHGSAAALAGAALAAPVAFADTAVARPAAGHGHSDGHKAPGDHEMPEPFDEMYQGRHIEGWPMDEGAPEHGGHGSNAHHGGQARPRAGQAGPHDGMDFVVRIDNDDLHVMRNADGTWISLVNHYETFTTPRALARAAVRELQGADLVPVVTG, via the coding sequence ATGTCGCGTCCCACCCGACGCCAGGTGCTGCACGGCAGCGCCGCGGCCCTGGCCGGAGCGGCGCTCGCCGCACCGGTCGCCTTCGCGGACACCGCCGTCGCCCGTCCCGCCGCCGGCCACGGACACTCCGACGGCCACAAGGCCCCCGGGGACCACGAGATGCCGGAGCCCTTCGACGAGATGTACCAGGGCCGTCATATCGAGGGCTGGCCCATGGACGAGGGAGCGCCGGAGCACGGAGGCCATGGCAGTAACGCCCACCACGGAGGCCAGGCCCGCCCCCGGGCCGGCCAGGCCGGACCGCACGACGGCATGGACTTCGTCGTCCGCATCGACAACGACGACCTCCATGTGATGCGGAACGCGGACGGCACCTGGATCAGCCTGGTGAACCACTACGAGACGTTCACCACGCCACGCGCCCTGGCGCGCGCCGCCGTTCGTGAACTCCAGGGCGCCGATCTGGTCCCCGTCGTCACCGGCTGA
- a CDS encoding amidase, translating to MGKKSIATLIAALAAGSLVTGAPNPRAEAAEPGAGGPSPGSAGASLAPGVDLDTVTIPELQAHMAEGSLTSSALTRAYLQRIKDINPKINAVLRTDPTALRQAAASDARHRHGQTRGPLDGIPVLLKDNVNTRDMPTTAGSLALAGAPPDTDAVLVTRLRDAGAVILGKTNLSEWANFRAEKPTSGWSAVGGQTANPYVLDRNPCGSSSGSAAALAASLSQVAIGTETDGSIVCPAGMNGVVGHKPSLGLVSPSGVVPISAEQDTAGPMARNVTDAALTLSVLGGGDASRPGSSPGPLKELTRPGSLRGKRIGLWRLPSLGPEVDAVMTRTAEKLRAAGAEVVEVTPPYQARLAELEFPALLSEFHREINAYLATRHGPRNLTELIDFNRTHPAERTCFAGQQLFEKALAAPPTTDPAYRAMRAELKHLSRRSLDETLRAHHLDAIAAPTNPPAWTTDCARGDNDVIPSSTPAAVAGYPSLSVPAGFVNKLPVGLLLMAGDHHDAELLSLGAGVERRLDARRAPRYLPSVGPDASRSPGEGGDDGAGPGAGRP from the coding sequence ATGGGGAAGAAGAGCATTGCCACACTGATCGCCGCGCTGGCGGCGGGGTCCCTCGTGACGGGCGCACCGAATCCGCGGGCGGAAGCCGCCGAGCCCGGCGCCGGCGGTCCGTCGCCGGGTTCGGCCGGTGCGTCCCTGGCGCCGGGAGTCGATCTCGACACGGTGACGATTCCGGAGTTACAGGCTCATATGGCGGAGGGTTCACTGACCTCGTCGGCGCTGACCCGCGCCTACCTGCAGCGGATCAAGGACATCAACCCCAAGATCAACGCGGTGCTGCGCACCGATCCGACGGCCCTGCGCCAGGCGGCGGCCAGCGACGCCAGACACCGGCACGGCCAAACCCGTGGCCCGCTCGACGGCATCCCCGTCCTGCTCAAGGACAACGTGAACACCCGCGATATGCCGACGACGGCCGGATCGCTGGCGCTGGCCGGGGCGCCGCCGGACACCGATGCCGTCCTGGTGACCCGGCTGCGGGACGCGGGTGCGGTGATCCTCGGCAAGACCAACCTGTCCGAGTGGGCGAACTTCCGTGCGGAGAAGCCGACATCGGGATGGTCGGCGGTGGGCGGACAGACCGCCAACCCCTATGTACTCGACCGGAATCCGTGCGGGTCGTCCTCCGGTTCGGCCGCCGCGCTCGCCGCGTCGTTGTCGCAGGTGGCGATCGGCACCGAGACGGACGGCTCCATCGTGTGCCCGGCCGGGATGAACGGGGTGGTCGGCCACAAGCCCAGCCTCGGACTGGTCAGCCCCTCCGGAGTGGTGCCCATCTCGGCCGAGCAGGACACCGCGGGGCCCATGGCGCGCAATGTGACCGATGCCGCGCTCACCCTTTCGGTGCTCGGCGGCGGCGATGCCTCGCGGCCCGGCAGCTCTCCCGGCCCCCTGAAGGAGCTGACGCGACCCGGCAGTCTGCGCGGTAAGCGGATCGGCCTGTGGCGGCTGCCCTCGCTCGGGCCGGAGGTGGACGCCGTGATGACCCGTACGGCGGAGAAGCTCCGTGCGGCGGGGGCCGAGGTCGTCGAGGTGACGCCTCCGTACCAGGCGCGACTCGCGGAACTCGAATTCCCTGCGCTGCTCAGCGAGTTCCACCGGGAGATCAACGCCTACCTCGCCACTCGCCACGGTCCTCGGAACCTCACCGAACTGATCGACTTCAACCGCACCCACCCGGCGGAGCGAACCTGCTTCGCCGGTCAGCAACTGTTCGAGAAGGCCCTCGCCGCACCTCCCACCACCGACCCCGCCTACCGGGCCATGCGCGCGGAGCTGAAGCACCTCTCCCGGCGCTCCCTCGACGAGACCCTGCGCGCCCACCATCTGGACGCCATTGCCGCACCGACGAACCCGCCTGCCTGGACCACCGACTGTGCCCGGGGCGACAACGACGTGATCCCGTCCTCGACGCCCGCGGCGGTGGCCGGTTACCCGTCGTTGTCCGTGCCCGCCGGGTTCGTGAACAAGCTCCCCGTCGGCCTGCTCCTGATGGCCGGCGATCACCATGACGCCGAGCTGCTGTCGCTGGGGGCCGGGGTGGAGCGCCGACTCGACGCCCGGCGGGCGCCGCGTTACCTGCCGTCGGTGGGGCCCGACGCCTCCCGGTCTCCTGGTGAAGGGGGTGACGACGGGGCCGGACCGGGTGCAGGGCGACCCTGA
- a CDS encoding MFS transporter: MAGRRALGRRFGWLWAAYAVSAYGTGFGFGALPLIAVLVLHCGSAQVAALAAVGRAVGALIAVPLGPWVEFRRKRSVMVAMDLTRCAALLSVPAAFACGLLSFAQLLLVSVVTAAADIAFKAAGGAYLKALVPPEDLLVANSRFESTTWTATTVGPPLGGAAIGLFGPVTTVVADAVSYLLSALSLRAIDGTEPHPARTGAPRLRAGDLLEGWRHILAHPTLRPLLFNAITVNGLIMVSQPLLAVLLLGRLGFAPWQYGLVFAVPCVGGLVGSRLAHRLTARFGRHKVLLTAGMLRAIWPLGLAFVQPGVPGIVLVIVVQFGLVTCCGVFNPVLATYRLDHTAPDRVARTLAAWSISSSAAIAAMTALWGLLAALTSPRTAIAAAGVLLLATPFLLPRRETASRDKLADAGGQELIDRV; the protein is encoded by the coding sequence ATGGCGGGCAGGCGGGCGCTGGGGCGTCGGTTCGGGTGGTTGTGGGCGGCGTATGCGGTCAGCGCGTACGGGACGGGGTTCGGCTTCGGCGCATTGCCCTTGATCGCGGTGCTGGTGCTGCACTGCGGGTCGGCCCAGGTGGCGGCGCTGGCTGCCGTGGGGCGGGCGGTGGGAGCCCTGATCGCGGTGCCGCTCGGTCCCTGGGTGGAGTTCCGCCGCAAGCGGTCGGTCATGGTGGCGATGGACCTGACCCGGTGCGCGGCGCTGCTGAGCGTTCCCGCCGCGTTCGCGTGCGGCCTGCTCAGCTTCGCCCAACTCCTCCTCGTCTCCGTGGTCACCGCCGCGGCCGACATCGCCTTCAAGGCGGCCGGCGGCGCGTACCTGAAAGCGCTCGTGCCGCCGGAGGACCTGCTCGTCGCGAACAGCCGGTTCGAGTCCACGACCTGGACCGCGACCACCGTCGGACCGCCGCTCGGCGGAGCCGCGATCGGACTGTTCGGCCCGGTGACGACCGTGGTGGCCGACGCGGTCAGCTACCTGCTCTCGGCGCTGAGCCTCCGCGCCATCGACGGGACGGAACCGCACCCCGCGAGGACCGGCGCACCACGGCTGCGCGCAGGCGACCTGCTCGAAGGCTGGCGCCACATCCTCGCCCACCCCACGCTGCGTCCGCTGCTCTTCAACGCGATCACGGTCAACGGTCTGATCATGGTCTCCCAGCCGCTGCTCGCCGTACTCCTGCTGGGCCGCCTCGGGTTCGCGCCCTGGCAGTACGGTCTCGTGTTCGCGGTCCCTTGCGTCGGCGGTCTGGTCGGCTCACGCCTCGCGCATCGGCTCACGGCGCGGTTCGGCCGGCACAAGGTTCTGCTCACCGCCGGCATGCTGCGCGCGATCTGGCCTCTGGGGCTGGCGTTCGTCCAGCCCGGCGTCCCCGGGATCGTCCTGGTCATCGTCGTCCAATTCGGCCTGGTGACCTGCTGCGGCGTGTTCAACCCGGTGCTGGCGACCTACCGGCTCGACCACACCGCCCCCGACCGGGTCGCGCGCACCCTGGCCGCGTGGTCGATCAGCAGCAGCGCCGCCATCGCGGCCATGACAGCCCTATGGGGCCTGCTGGCGGCCCTCACCAGCCCCCGCACCGCGATCGCCGCCGCCGGAGTCCTCCTCCTGGCCACCCCCTTCCTGCTCCCGCGCCGCGAGACCGCGTCTCGGGACAAGCTTGCTGATGCCGGAGGCCAGGAGCTCATCGACCGCGTCTGA
- a CDS encoding LysR family transcriptional regulator, with product MDTDAVRTFVTAADTERFQDAAAELSVTQQAVSKRIATLEKFLGVRLFTRTGRGAELTIDGQAFLPHARELLRAEERAVASVRPGRRALRVDVIGRRLGPAALLGDFHRANPEAELDVVTLFDAEAAVDAIRSGTVDASFRAVAMPGRELPDDIGVARAFDEPIQLLTGPAHELAAARAVTPAELVGHRIWMPGLVPGTEWAAFYDDLAAAFGLTIEITGPDFGTEPLLDTIADSRSLATFVGEHTRLFWPPDHDLRRIALRDPTPVYPHSLLWHRDNPHPTLAALRDHLRAGRVRRADAETWTPAWA from the coding sequence GTGGATACCGATGCTGTGCGCACCTTCGTGACCGCCGCGGACACGGAACGGTTCCAGGACGCCGCCGCGGAACTGTCGGTCACCCAGCAGGCCGTCTCCAAGCGCATCGCCACGCTGGAGAAGTTCCTCGGCGTGCGGCTGTTCACCCGCACCGGGCGGGGCGCGGAGCTCACCATCGACGGTCAGGCGTTCCTGCCCCACGCCCGCGAACTCCTGCGGGCCGAAGAGCGGGCCGTCGCTTCGGTGCGTCCCGGCCGCCGCGCCCTGCGCGTCGATGTGATCGGCCGACGGCTCGGCCCGGCTGCCCTGCTGGGCGACTTCCATCGCGCGAACCCTGAGGCCGAGCTGGACGTCGTGACCCTCTTCGACGCCGAGGCGGCCGTCGACGCCATCCGGTCCGGCACGGTCGACGCGTCCTTCCGCGCCGTCGCCATGCCCGGCCGGGAGCTCCCCGACGACATCGGGGTCGCCCGGGCCTTCGACGAGCCCATCCAGCTTCTCACCGGACCGGCCCACGAGCTCGCCGCCGCCCGCGCGGTCACGCCCGCCGAGCTCGTGGGGCACCGGATCTGGATGCCCGGCCTCGTTCCCGGAACCGAGTGGGCCGCGTTCTACGATGACCTCGCCGCGGCGTTCGGACTCACCATCGAGATCACCGGCCCCGACTTCGGCACCGAGCCACTGCTCGACACCATCGCGGATTCCCGGTCGCTGGCGACCTTCGTCGGCGAGCACACCCGCCTCTTCTGGCCCCCCGACCACGACCTGCGGCGCATCGCCCTGCGGGATCCGACACCGGTCTACCCGCACTCGCTGCTCTGGCACCGCGACAACCCGCACCCGACACTCGCCGCACTCCGCGACCACCTGCGCGCCGGGCGGGTTCGGCGCGCCGACGCCGAGACCTGGACACCGGCCTGGGCGTAG
- a CDS encoding LysE family translocator: MLVQFLAAAGVLAVLTMVPGPDMAVTTKRALTSGWQDGLRTVGGITAGLLIWGVLTVVGLAAVLAASATAYTVVKLAGAVYLVFLGVQALWHSRRNGSRAAQPSVPSAAGSPWRTGLVSNVFNPKIAVFYTGLLPTLAPSGLSSQTGMALLVLLHAVLTFLWLGSYVMLLAKARAFFERPAVRRAMDRVTGVVLIGFGVKVATSQP, encoded by the coding sequence ATGCTCGTACAGTTCCTTGCCGCTGCTGGTGTGCTCGCCGTACTGACCATGGTGCCCGGCCCTGACATGGCCGTGACGACCAAGCGGGCCCTCACCTCCGGCTGGCAGGACGGCCTGCGGACCGTCGGCGGCATCACGGCGGGGCTGCTGATATGGGGCGTACTCACGGTGGTGGGCCTGGCGGCGGTCCTCGCCGCATCCGCCACGGCCTACACCGTCGTCAAGCTGGCTGGAGCGGTCTACCTGGTCTTCCTCGGTGTCCAGGCACTGTGGCACAGCCGCCGCAACGGCTCCCGAGCCGCGCAGCCCAGCGTGCCCTCCGCGGCCGGCAGTCCGTGGCGGACCGGACTGGTCAGCAATGTCTTCAACCCGAAGATCGCCGTCTTCTACACCGGCCTGCTGCCCACCCTCGCCCCGTCCGGCCTCTCCTCGCAGACCGGAATGGCGCTGCTGGTCCTCTTGCACGCGGTGCTCACCTTCCTCTGGCTCGGCAGCTACGTCATGCTGCTGGCCAAGGCCCGCGCGTTCTTCGAGAGGCCCGCCGTCCGCAGGGCCATGGACCGGGTCACCGGAGTCGTCCTGATCGGGTTCGGGGTCAAGGTCGCCACCAGTCAGCCGTGA
- the melC2 gene encoding tyrosinase MelC2 codes for MAVRKNQADLTATEKRNFIDAVLELKRSGRYDEFISTHNAFIIGDTDDGERTGHRSPSFLPWHRRFLLQFEEALQSVTPSVMLPYWDWTVDRSPRSSLWADDFLGGDGRSGDGRVPSGPFAFSNGKWPMNIRVDGRTFLRRSLGAGVRELPTRAEVDRVLAMSVYDAAPWNSSSDGFRNNIEGWRGPNLHNRVHVWVGGQMTTGASPNDPVFWLHHCFIDKLWADWQRMHPKSGYVPTGDTPDVVDLHDTMKPWNDVTPADLLDHTKFYTYA; via the coding sequence ATGGCAGTCCGGAAGAATCAGGCGGACCTCACCGCCACCGAAAAGCGGAACTTCATCGACGCGGTGCTGGAGCTCAAGCGCAGCGGCCGCTACGACGAGTTCATCAGCACCCACAACGCCTTCATCATCGGCGACACCGACGACGGCGAGCGAACCGGTCACCGGTCCCCGTCGTTCCTCCCCTGGCACCGCAGGTTCCTGCTGCAGTTCGAAGAAGCCCTGCAGAGCGTCACCCCGTCGGTGATGTTGCCCTACTGGGACTGGACCGTGGACCGCTCGCCGCGCAGCTCCCTGTGGGCCGACGACTTCCTCGGCGGCGACGGGCGCAGCGGTGACGGCCGGGTGCCCTCGGGGCCGTTCGCGTTCAGCAACGGCAAGTGGCCGATGAACATACGCGTTGACGGCCGGACCTTCCTGCGCCGCTCGCTCGGTGCCGGGGTCCGTGAACTGCCGACCCGGGCCGAGGTCGACCGGGTGCTCGCCATGAGCGTCTACGACGCCGCCCCCTGGAACAGCTCCTCCGACGGCTTCCGCAACAACATCGAGGGCTGGCGCGGCCCGAATCTGCACAACCGGGTGCACGTCTGGGTCGGCGGGCAGATGACCACCGGCGCCTCGCCCAACGACCCCGTCTTCTGGCTGCACCACTGCTTCATCGACAAGCTCTGGGCCGACTGGCAGCGCATGCACCCCAAGTCGGGGTATGTCCCGACGGGCGACACACCGGACGTCGTCGACCTCCACGACACGATGAAGCCGTGGAACGACGTCACCCCGGCGGACCTGCTGGATCACACCAAGTTCTACACCTATGCATGA